In one Melospiza melodia melodia isolate bMelMel2 chromosome 5, bMelMel2.pri, whole genome shotgun sequence genomic region, the following are encoded:
- the GRPEL1 gene encoding grpE protein homolog 1, mitochondrial, producing the protein MAAVAQCVRGAVRPRLPLLSVALRTSPRLLCAATQQKNTGQNLEEDQSQSQNEQKVEPSSVEKLLAEEKAKLEEQLREVTEKYKRALADAENVRQRSQKLVEEAKLYGIQSFCKDLLEVADILEKATESVPKEEIKDENPHLKSLYEGLVMTEMQIQKVFKKHGLLRLNPVGAKFDPYEHEALFHTAAEGREPGSIALVSKVGYKLHGRTLRPALVGVVKDA; encoded by the exons ATGGCGGCCGTGGCCCAGTGCGTGCGGGGAGCGGTGCGCCCGCGCCTCCCGCTACTGAGCGTCGCACTGAG AACATCGCCACGACTGCTTTGTGCAGCAACACAACAGAAAAATACTGGCCAGAACTTGGAAGAAGACCAGAGTCAGAGCCAAAATGAGCAGAAGGTGGAACCCAGCTCTGTTGAAAAACTGCTAGCTGAAGAAAAGGCCAAACTGGAAGAACAGCTAAGAGAAGTTACT gAGAAGTACAAGCGTGCCTTGGCAGATGCAGAAAACGTGAGGCAAAGGAGCCAGAAACTGGTGGAGGAGGCAAAGTTATACG GGATCCAGAGCTTCTGTAAGGACTTACTAGAAGTTGCAGACATTTTGGAGAAAGCGACAGAAAGCGTTCCAAAAGAAGAAATCAAAGATGAAAACCCTCACTTGAAGAGCTTGTACGAAGGTCTTGTCATGACCGAAATGCAGATCCAGAAGGTGTTCAAAAAGCACGGCCTGCTCAGACTGAACCCTGTGGGGGCCAAGTTCGACCCGTACGAGCACGAGGCGCTGTTCCACACGGCGGCCGAGGGCCGGGAGCCCGGCTCCATCGCGCTCGTCTCCAAGGTCGGCTACAAGCTGCACGGCCGCACGCTGCGGCCCGCCCTCGTGGGCGTGGTCAAGGACGCGTAG
- the TADA2B gene encoding transcriptional adapter 2-beta, with translation MAELGKKYCVYCLAEVSPLRFRCTECADIELCPECFSAGAEIGPHRRWHGYQLVDGGRFTLWGAEAEGGWSSREEQLLLDAIEQFGFGNWEDMAAHVGASRTPQEVMEHYVSMYIHGNLGKACIPDTIPNRVTDHTCPSGGPLSPSLTTPLPPLDISVAEQQQLGYMPLRDDYEIEYDQDAETLISGLSVNYDDDDVEIELKRAHVDMYVRKLKERQRRKNIARDYNLVPAFLGKDKKDKEKTPKRKITKEEKELRLKLRPLYQFMSCKEFEDFFENMHKERILRAKIRELQRYRRNGITKMEESAEYEAARHKREKRKENKNIASSKRGKEEGKEGEFAAIENLPGFELLSDREKVLCSSLNLSPARYVTVKTIIIKDHLQKRQGIPSKSRLPSYLDKVLKKRILNFLTESGWISRDAS, from the exons ATGGCGGAACTGGGGAAGAAGTACTGCGTGTACTGCCTGGCCGAGGTGAGCCCGCTGCGCTTCCGCTGCACCGAGTGCGCCGACATCGAGCTCTGCCCCGAGTGCTTCTCGGCGGGCGCCGAGATCGGCCCGCACCGCCGATGGCACGGCTACCAGCTGGTGGACGGCGGCCGCTTCACCCTCTGGGGCGCCGAGGCCGAGGGCGGCTGGAGCAGCCgcgaggagcagctgctgctggacgcCATCGAGCAGTTCGGCTTCGGCAACTGG GAGGACATGGCCGCTCACGTGGGCGCATCCCGAACGCCTCAGGAGGTGATGGAGCACTACGTGAGCATGTACATCCACGGCAACCTGGGCAAGGCCTGCATCCCTGACACCATTCCCAACAGGGTGACGGACCACACGTGTCCCAGCGGCGGCCCGCTGTCCCCCAGCCTGAcgacgccgctgccgccgctggaCATCTCGGTggccgagcagcagcagctgggctacATGCCCCTGCGCGACGACTACGAGATCGAGTACGACCAGGACGCCGAGACGCTCATCAGCGGCCTCTCGGTCAACTACGACGACGACGACGTGGAGATCGAGCTGAAGAGGGCCCACGTGGACATGTACGTGAGGAAGCTCAAGGAGAGGCAGCGGCGCAAGAACATCGCGCGAGATTATAACCTGGTGCCGGCCTTCTTGGGCAAGGACAAAAAGGACAAGGAGAAAACTCCCAAACGGAAGATCACGAAGGAAGAGAAGGAGTTGAGGTTGAAACTGAGGCCTTTGTACCAGTTCATGTCTTGTAAGGAGTTTGAGGACTTCTTTGAGAACATGCACAAGGAGAGGATACTTCGAGCGAAGATTCGGGAGCTGCAGCGGTACCGGCGGAACGGCATCACCAAAATGGAGGAGTCGGCGGAGTATGAGGCGGCCCGGCACAAACGGGAAAAGAGGAAGGAGAACAAGAACATAGCTAGTTCCaagagagggaaggaagaggGTAAAGAAGGTGAATTTGCTGCCATTGAAAACCTGCCTGGCTTTGAACTCTTGTCGGACAGGGAAAAggtgctctgcagctctctgaaCTTGAGTCCTGCACGTTATGTGACTGTAAAAACTATCATCATTAAAGACCATCTCCAAAAAAGACAAGGAATTCCTTCAAAGAGTCGCCTTCCCAGTTACTTAGATAAGGTACTGAAGAAAAGGATTTTAAACTTTCTGACAGAAAGTGGTTGGATATCCAGGGATGCTTCATGA